A portion of the Myxococcus stipitatus genome contains these proteins:
- a CDS encoding PQQ-dependent sugar dehydrogenase — protein sequence MQVRPSSRRARRTILVLLSASAFACGVKAENAPDLGAQAAAVTAGTRLIGAQSGRCLDVAQSSQTPGQGLQVYDCHGEGNQRFLFTPEGELRVFDGARCVEPVSATAEARAVIAVCTGAANQRWRRDANGAVVHVASSLCLDVANQATANGSPVIVWDCNGQTNQQWTLPPDTQPPTVPTGLALSNVTCNSATLTWSPSTDNEGVAFYDVYHDGQHMKSVSGATVSTALTVVPGATWGLYVNARDAAGNVSQGSATLSITPPQCQADTQPPSIPTGLTATAVGTSVTLGWTASTDNVGVTAYDVFRGGVKIGTVSGSPPGTSFVDSGLTPNTAYAYAVLARDAQANASALSSAVTVSTGQACTSAICSVSQVATDTDIPWGLVNLPDGSVLYGRRDAQDIVRLDPVTGQKTSVGTVPNVQSTDGEGGLMGLALSPAFSTDRWLYVMHTSPTDNRIVRLRYENGALSTSSLQVLVQGIGRNKFHNGGRLRFGPDGKLYASTGDAQNGAYAQDLNNLAGKVLRLNPDGSVPSDNPFGNYVWSYGHRNPQGLAFDSQGRLWEQEFGNSVMDETNLIQRGGNYGWPNCEGTVSQGGSGCATAGYIAPKRTYSTADGSCSGIAVVRDVLYVACARGSRLYREVISGTELTNVQQFFVGTYGRLRTVEPTLDGNLWLTTTNQGDKDSIPNNSNEKIFRVVLGP from the coding sequence ATGCAGGTTCGTCCGTCATCCCGCAGAGCGCGTCGCACCATCCTCGTCCTCCTCTCCGCTTCCGCCTTCGCCTGTGGCGTGAAGGCGGAGAACGCCCCTGACCTCGGGGCGCAAGCCGCCGCGGTCACCGCGGGCACCCGGCTCATCGGCGCGCAGTCGGGCCGCTGTCTCGACGTGGCCCAGAGCAGCCAGACGCCGGGCCAGGGGCTCCAGGTCTATGACTGCCACGGGGAGGGCAACCAGCGGTTCCTGTTCACCCCCGAGGGCGAGCTGCGCGTGTTCGACGGCGCCCGGTGCGTCGAGCCCGTGAGCGCCACCGCCGAGGCGCGAGCGGTCATCGCCGTCTGCACCGGCGCGGCGAACCAGCGGTGGCGCCGCGACGCCAACGGCGCGGTGGTCCATGTCGCCTCTTCCCTGTGCCTGGACGTCGCCAACCAGGCCACCGCCAATGGCTCTCCGGTGATTGTCTGGGATTGCAACGGTCAGACGAACCAGCAATGGACGCTACCGCCCGACACCCAGCCCCCCACCGTGCCCACGGGGCTCGCCTTGTCCAACGTGACGTGCAACTCGGCCACGCTCACGTGGTCGCCCTCCACGGACAACGAGGGCGTCGCCTTCTACGACGTCTACCACGATGGCCAGCACATGAAGTCCGTCTCCGGCGCGACGGTGTCCACCGCGCTGACCGTGGTCCCCGGCGCGACGTGGGGGCTGTACGTGAATGCGCGGGACGCGGCGGGCAACGTCTCCCAGGGCAGCGCCACGCTCTCCATCACTCCGCCCCAGTGCCAGGCGGACACCCAGCCCCCCAGCATCCCCACCGGCCTCACCGCCACCGCCGTGGGCACCAGCGTGACGTTGGGCTGGACCGCGTCCACCGACAACGTGGGGGTGACGGCTTACGACGTGTTCCGAGGCGGGGTGAAGATCGGCACGGTGTCTGGTTCGCCGCCCGGGACGTCTTTCGTCGATAGCGGCCTCACTCCCAACACGGCCTATGCCTATGCCGTGCTCGCCCGCGACGCCCAGGCCAACGCGTCCGCCCTGAGCTCGGCGGTGACGGTCTCCACGGGACAGGCCTGCACGAGCGCCATCTGCTCCGTCTCCCAGGTCGCCACGGACACGGACATCCCCTGGGGCCTGGTGAACCTGCCGGACGGCTCGGTGCTCTACGGTCGCCGGGACGCGCAGGACATCGTCCGCCTGGACCCGGTGACGGGACAGAAGACGTCCGTGGGGACCGTTCCCAACGTGCAGAGCACCGACGGCGAGGGCGGGCTGATGGGGCTGGCCCTCTCGCCCGCCTTCTCCACCGACCGCTGGCTGTACGTGATGCACACCTCGCCCACCGACAATCGCATCGTCCGCCTGCGGTACGAGAACGGCGCCCTCTCGACCTCCTCGCTCCAGGTGCTGGTCCAGGGCATCGGTCGCAACAAGTTCCACAATGGCGGGCGCCTGCGCTTCGGCCCGGACGGGAAGCTCTACGCTTCGACCGGGGATGCCCAGAACGGCGCCTACGCGCAGGACCTGAACAACCTGGCGGGCAAGGTGCTCCGACTCAACCCCGATGGCAGCGTCCCGTCCGACAACCCCTTCGGCAACTACGTGTGGAGCTACGGCCACCGCAACCCGCAGGGACTGGCGTTCGACTCCCAGGGCCGTCTGTGGGAGCAGGAGTTCGGCAACTCGGTGATGGACGAGACCAACCTCATCCAGCGGGGCGGCAACTACGGCTGGCCGAACTGTGAGGGGACCGTGTCCCAGGGCGGCTCCGGCTGCGCGACGGCTGGGTACATCGCCCCGAAGCGGACCTACTCCACCGCGGACGGCTCCTGCTCCGGCATCGCGGTGGTCCGTGACGTCCTCTATGTCGCCTGCGCTCGGGGCTCGCGCCTCTACCGCGAGGTCATCAGCGGCACCGAGCTGACCAACGTGCAGCAGTTCTTCGTCGGCACCTATGGGCGGCTGCGCACCGTCGAGCCGACCCTCGACGGCAACCTGTGGCTGACGACCACGAACCAGGGCGACAAGGACAGCATCCCCAACAACAGCAACGAGAAGATCTTCCGCGTCGTGCTCGGACCGTAG
- a CDS encoding FAD-binding dehydrogenase produces MGQQADVIVVGGGLAGLVAATELADAGKRVIVLDQEGEQSLGGQAFWSFGGLFLVDSPEQRRMGIKDSYALALEDWLGTAGFDREEDHWPRQWAEAFVGFAAGEMRPWLHQLGMRWFPVVGWAERGGYGAVGHGNSVPRFHVTWGTGPGVLAPFVRKAQAAREQGKISFLFRHRVDELLVEGGAVVGARGMRLVPTDVPRGVSSPRETVGDFEVRASAVIVTSGGIGGNHELVRKSWPSRLGPAPKFMVQGVPAHVDGRMIAITEAAGARLINRDRMWHYTEGLRNWSPIWPQHGIRILPGPSSLWLDATGKRLPPPLFPGFDTLGTLEYILKTGHEHTWFVLNQRIIKKEFALSGSEQNPDLTNKDWRGVLNRAVGKKAMGPVEAFKEHGVDFVVSDDLRKLVEGMNAKTEKPLLDYATVEREVVARDRQLDNPFGKDLQIAAIRQAREYRGDQLVRTAKPHRILDPEAGPLIGVKLNILTRKTLGGFETDLSARVFGTNGQLVPGLYAAGEVAGFGGGGVHGYRALEGTFLGGCIFSGRAAGRAAAGAV; encoded by the coding sequence ATGGGACAGCAGGCGGATGTCATCGTCGTGGGAGGTGGGCTGGCGGGGCTGGTGGCCGCGACGGAGCTGGCGGATGCGGGCAAGCGCGTCATCGTGCTGGACCAGGAGGGTGAGCAGAGCCTGGGCGGTCAGGCGTTCTGGTCCTTCGGCGGGTTGTTCCTGGTGGACTCACCCGAGCAGCGGCGCATGGGCATCAAGGACTCATACGCACTGGCGCTCGAGGACTGGTTGGGGACGGCGGGGTTCGACCGGGAGGAGGACCACTGGCCCCGTCAGTGGGCGGAGGCGTTCGTGGGCTTCGCCGCGGGCGAGATGCGGCCGTGGCTCCACCAGCTGGGGATGCGGTGGTTCCCCGTGGTGGGCTGGGCCGAGCGCGGTGGCTATGGCGCCGTGGGGCATGGCAACTCGGTGCCGCGCTTCCACGTGACGTGGGGCACGGGCCCGGGAGTGCTCGCGCCCTTCGTCCGCAAGGCCCAGGCGGCCCGCGAGCAGGGGAAGATCTCCTTCCTGTTCCGCCACCGCGTGGACGAATTGCTCGTGGAGGGAGGCGCCGTGGTGGGCGCGCGTGGCATGCGGCTGGTGCCCACGGACGTGCCCCGGGGCGTGAGCTCTCCCCGGGAGACGGTGGGGGACTTCGAGGTGCGCGCCTCGGCGGTCATCGTCACGTCGGGCGGCATCGGCGGCAACCACGAGCTGGTGCGAAAGAGCTGGCCCTCGCGGCTGGGGCCTGCGCCGAAGTTCATGGTGCAGGGCGTGCCGGCGCACGTGGACGGGCGGATGATCGCCATCACCGAGGCGGCGGGCGCGCGGCTCATCAACCGCGACCGGATGTGGCACTACACGGAGGGCCTGCGGAACTGGAGCCCCATCTGGCCCCAGCACGGCATCCGGATTCTCCCCGGCCCCAGCTCGCTGTGGCTGGACGCCACGGGCAAGCGACTGCCTCCGCCCTTGTTCCCGGGCTTCGACACGCTGGGGACGCTCGAATACATCCTGAAGACAGGGCACGAGCACACCTGGTTCGTGCTGAACCAGCGCATCATCAAGAAGGAGTTCGCGCTCTCGGGGTCGGAGCAGAACCCGGACCTGACGAACAAGGACTGGCGCGGAGTGCTCAACCGCGCGGTGGGCAAGAAGGCGATGGGGCCGGTGGAGGCGTTCAAGGAGCACGGCGTCGACTTCGTCGTGTCCGACGACCTCCGCAAGCTGGTGGAAGGGATGAACGCGAAGACGGAGAAGCCGCTGCTCGACTACGCGACGGTGGAGCGCGAGGTGGTCGCGCGGGACAGGCAGCTGGACAACCCGTTCGGCAAGGACCTGCAGATCGCCGCCATCCGACAGGCGCGGGAGTACCGAGGCGACCAGCTGGTGCGCACCGCGAAGCCGCATCGCATCCTGGACCCGGAGGCGGGGCCGCTCATCGGCGTGAAGCTGAACATCCTGACGCGCAAGACGCTGGGTGGCTTCGAGACGGACCTGTCCGCGCGGGTGTTCGGCACGAACGGGCAGCTCGTGCCCGGCCTCTACGCGGCGGGCGAGGTCGCGGGCTTCGGCGGCGGTGGAGTGCATGGCTACCGCGCGCTGGAGGGCACCTTCCTCGGCGGCTGCATCTTCTCCGGGCGCGCGGCCGGCAGGGCGGCGGCGGGAGCGGTGTAG
- a CDS encoding ureidoglycolate lyase, whose amino-acid sequence MSEHREAPRTVVARALSPEGFAPYGDVVSAGLAPGSAANQGTAVRFDWSARLENGRSGAKPNLAVFRSVPQALPFTVKLLEHHPHSSQAFLPMRCERYLVCVAPAASDGGPDVTRLEAFICGPGEGVNYHPGVWHHPIIALDAPAEFAMLAWEDGSAGDCVVRQFDAALHVRVEG is encoded by the coding sequence ATGAGTGAGCACCGGGAGGCCCCTCGGACCGTGGTCGCGCGCGCCCTGTCGCCCGAGGGCTTCGCCCCCTATGGCGACGTCGTCTCCGCGGGTCTGGCGCCCGGCTCGGCGGCGAACCAGGGGACGGCGGTGCGGTTCGACTGGTCGGCGCGGCTGGAGAACGGGCGGAGCGGCGCGAAGCCGAACCTCGCGGTGTTCCGCTCGGTGCCACAGGCGCTGCCCTTCACGGTGAAGCTGCTGGAACACCACCCCCATTCGAGTCAGGCGTTCCTGCCCATGCGGTGCGAGCGCTACCTCGTCTGCGTCGCGCCCGCGGCGTCCGACGGGGGCCCGGACGTGACGAGGCTGGAGGCGTTCATCTGTGGCCCGGGGGAGGGCGTGAACTACCACCCTGGCGTGTGGCACCACCCCATCATCGCGCTCGACGCGCCCGCGGAGTTCGCGATGCTCGCGTGGGAGGACGGCAGCGCGGGGGACTGCGTGGTGCGCCAGTTCGATGCGGCCCTCCACGTTCGCGTCGAGGGATGA
- a CDS encoding DUF2845 domain-containing protein — protein sequence MRILLSSLVLAALALPARSDAASLRCGNNLASDGNSMSEVLLKCGEPASKHTREERTSTRSGHGRASDPSDPSQNTVTSVTIQVEEWTYNFGPNRLMQVVIFKDGKLTDVRSAGYGK from the coding sequence GTGCGCATCCTCCTCTCCTCCCTCGTCCTCGCCGCCCTCGCCCTGCCCGCCCGGAGCGACGCGGCCTCGCTGCGCTGTGGCAACAACCTCGCGTCCGACGGCAACTCCATGTCGGAGGTCCTGCTCAAGTGCGGGGAGCCCGCGTCGAAGCACACTCGCGAGGAGCGGACCTCCACCCGGAGTGGACACGGCCGCGCCTCCGACCCGAGCGACCCCAGTCAGAACACCGTCACGTCGGTGACCATCCAGGTCGAGGAGTGGACCTACAACTTCGGCCCCAACCGGTTGATGCAGGTCGTCATCTTCAAGGATGGCAAGCTGACGGACGTGCGCAGCGCGGGCTACGGCAAGTAG
- a CDS encoding S9 family peptidase translates to MRSLLTALLLLSAPAARAESTPIPVVSSGQDTFFQQLFATRFFNSGRPGNVQLAPDEQTVFFLRNSAASPALSLHAFDVATGQTREVLTPEQLLRGAMESLSAEEKARRERMRMSSRGFGTYALSEDGAKLLLGLSGKLYVVTRATGKVTELATGPGAMDPRFSPDGTQVAYVREQDVYRVDLATNTEHRVTKGGTPEKTHGLAEFVAQEEMYRFTGYWWSPDAKSLAYTESDTSGVEKLSLVDPSHPEQGAQQVSYPRAGKANAKVRLGLIPVKGGKTTWVSWDAETYPYLATVRWPEKGPLTLLVQNRTQTEERLLAVDPKTGATRTLLVEKSATWLDLDQTFPRWLKDGSGFLWHTERNGAPEVELRDANGQLVRSVIPPSADFEELVGYVEQEDTAYFVGGPGTGERYLWRVKAGAAPVRVTTGGPAREMGRMSRQGGLLLLTTEGPTSMRRTLVMKPDGTTVGELPSVAQEPPFKPRMEVRRVGKAGYPTMVLRPRDARPGVKLPVIVEIYAGPGTSMVRQGMAENLLSQWLADQGFLVVKLDAPASLRKPKYDFARVLLDEQVAALRELAKEVPELDLTRVGITGSSHGGYMSALAALTRPDVFKAAVAVSSVVDWRDYDTHLTERFLGLPQEQPEAYERSNLLTHVKAGAPMGKLLLVHGTTDDNVFFFHSLKLSDALFRAGQPHGVLPLSGVSHMIFADPLAAEQLWRRTAEYFRENL, encoded by the coding sequence ATGCGAAGCCTTCTCACCGCGCTCCTCCTCCTGAGCGCTCCCGCCGCCAGGGCGGAATCCACGCCCATCCCGGTCGTCTCCTCCGGCCAGGACACCTTCTTCCAGCAGCTCTTCGCCACGCGCTTCTTCAACAGCGGCCGTCCCGGCAACGTGCAGCTCGCCCCGGACGAGCAGACCGTCTTCTTCCTGCGCAACTCCGCCGCCAGCCCCGCCCTCTCCCTCCACGCGTTCGACGTCGCCACCGGCCAGACGCGGGAGGTCCTCACGCCGGAGCAGCTCCTGCGCGGCGCCATGGAGTCGCTCTCCGCCGAGGAGAAGGCCCGCCGCGAGCGCATGCGGATGAGCTCCCGGGGCTTCGGCACGTATGCGCTGTCCGAGGACGGCGCGAAGCTGCTGCTCGGCCTGTCGGGCAAGCTCTATGTCGTGACGCGCGCCACCGGCAAGGTGACGGAGCTGGCCACGGGTCCGGGCGCGATGGACCCGCGCTTCTCCCCGGACGGCACGCAGGTCGCCTACGTCCGCGAGCAGGACGTCTACCGCGTGGACCTCGCCACCAACACCGAGCACCGTGTCACGAAGGGTGGCACCCCGGAGAAGACGCACGGGCTGGCGGAGTTCGTCGCGCAGGAAGAGATGTACCGCTTCACCGGCTACTGGTGGAGCCCGGACGCGAAGTCACTCGCCTACACGGAGTCCGACACGAGCGGCGTGGAGAAGCTCTCCCTCGTGGACCCCAGCCACCCCGAGCAAGGCGCCCAGCAGGTCTCCTATCCGCGCGCCGGCAAGGCCAACGCGAAGGTCCGCCTGGGCCTCATCCCGGTGAAGGGCGGCAAGACGACGTGGGTGAGCTGGGACGCGGAGACCTATCCCTACCTCGCCACCGTGCGCTGGCCGGAGAAGGGCCCGCTCACGCTGCTCGTGCAGAACCGCACGCAGACGGAGGAGCGGCTCCTCGCGGTGGACCCGAAGACGGGCGCCACGCGCACGCTGCTGGTGGAGAAGTCCGCGACGTGGCTCGACCTGGACCAGACCTTCCCGCGCTGGCTGAAGGACGGCAGCGGCTTCCTGTGGCACACCGAGCGCAACGGCGCCCCCGAGGTGGAGCTGCGCGACGCGAATGGCCAGCTCGTGCGCTCCGTCATCCCTCCCTCGGCCGACTTCGAGGAGCTAGTGGGCTATGTGGAGCAGGAGGACACGGCCTACTTCGTGGGCGGCCCCGGCACGGGCGAGCGCTACCTGTGGCGCGTGAAGGCGGGCGCGGCGCCGGTCCGCGTCACCACGGGCGGGCCCGCCCGGGAGATGGGGCGCATGTCCCGCCAGGGCGGGCTGCTGCTGCTCACCACCGAGGGCCCCACGAGCATGAGGCGCACCCTCGTCATGAAGCCGGATGGCACCACCGTGGGTGAGCTGCCCTCCGTCGCGCAGGAGCCTCCCTTCAAGCCCCGCATGGAGGTGCGGAGGGTGGGCAAGGCGGGCTACCCGACGATGGTGCTCCGCCCGCGCGACGCGCGCCCCGGCGTGAAGCTGCCGGTCATCGTCGAAATCTACGCGGGCCCCGGCACCTCCATGGTGCGCCAGGGCATGGCGGAGAACCTCCTGTCCCAGTGGCTCGCGGACCAGGGCTTCCTCGTGGTGAAGCTCGACGCGCCCGCGTCCCTGCGCAAGCCCAAGTACGACTTCGCGCGCGTGCTGCTGGACGAGCAGGTGGCCGCGCTGCGCGAGCTCGCGAAGGAGGTGCCTGAGCTGGACCTGACGCGCGTGGGCATCACCGGCAGCAGCCACGGCGGCTACATGTCCGCGCTCGCCGCCCTCACCCGCCCGGACGTCTTCAAGGCCGCGGTGGCCGTCTCCTCCGTGGTCGACTGGCGCGACTACGACACGCACCTGACCGAGCGCTTCCTCGGCCTGCCCCAGGAACAGCCCGAGGCCTACGAGCGGAGCAACCTGCTGACCCACGTGAAGGCCGGCGCACCCATGGGCAAGCTGCTGCTCGTCCACGGCACCACGGACGACAACGTCTTCTTCTTCCACTCGCTCAAGCTGTCCGACGCGCTGTTCCGCGCGGGACAACCGCATGGAGTGCTGCCGCTCAGCGGCGTCTCGCACATGATTTTCGCCGACCCGCTCGCCGCCGAGCAGCTCTGGCGCCGCACGGCGGAGTACTTCCGGGAGAATCTCTAG
- a CDS encoding M16 family metallopeptidase has translation MNTLRTRIVPALMVLGLVSSPVLAQAPAKEAPPVAGPPKPFNPPARTELKLDNGLQVSMVPYGDMPKVAIRLMVDTGNIHEKPNEVWLADLTGRLLPEGTTTRSAEQIAQAAALLGGALSVSTYQDQSSIGMEVLSESAPEAVALIADVAMNPTFAPAQVERIKGDLLRDMAIYKSQPQVIADERLAQSLYGDHPYGRTFPTEAMLKGYTPEAVRAFYDANMGAARARLYIVGRFDAAAAEKAVRDAFSGWKAGPARARNVPKQKVAKTVQFIDRPGAVQSTVRVAVKAVPPTSPDYIPQRVMNVLLGGYFSSRITANIREKRGYSYSPHSMVTLHPEDAYWVQRADVTTAVTGESLKEILGEVDALRKTPPPAEELRSVQNYLAGTFVLENASREGIISQLAFVDLHGLTDAYLRDYVQAVMAVTPEQVQQAAAKTLVRDAMTFVVVGDMKTVKPQLKVVTPALR, from the coding sequence ATGAACACCCTTCGCACTCGCATCGTGCCCGCGCTGATGGTGCTCGGGCTGGTCTCCTCCCCCGTCCTCGCCCAGGCCCCCGCGAAAGAGGCGCCTCCGGTGGCGGGGCCGCCCAAGCCGTTCAATCCGCCGGCGCGCACGGAGCTGAAGCTCGACAATGGCTTGCAGGTCTCGATGGTGCCCTACGGCGACATGCCCAAGGTCGCCATCCGGCTGATGGTGGACACCGGCAACATCCACGAGAAGCCGAACGAGGTCTGGCTCGCGGACCTGACGGGGCGGCTGTTGCCCGAGGGCACCACCACCCGGTCGGCGGAGCAGATCGCCCAGGCGGCGGCGCTGCTGGGCGGCGCGCTCAGCGTGTCGACGTACCAGGACCAGAGCTCCATCGGCATGGAGGTCCTGTCCGAGTCCGCGCCGGAGGCGGTGGCGCTCATCGCGGACGTGGCGATGAACCCCACCTTCGCCCCGGCGCAGGTGGAGCGCATCAAGGGCGACCTGCTGCGCGACATGGCCATCTACAAGAGCCAGCCGCAGGTCATCGCCGACGAGCGGCTGGCGCAGTCCCTCTATGGGGACCATCCGTACGGCCGCACGTTCCCCACGGAGGCGATGCTCAAGGGGTACACGCCGGAGGCGGTGCGGGCGTTCTACGACGCCAACATGGGCGCGGCCCGGGCGCGGCTCTACATCGTCGGGCGCTTCGACGCGGCGGCGGCGGAGAAGGCGGTGCGTGACGCGTTCTCCGGCTGGAAGGCCGGGCCCGCGCGCGCGCGCAACGTGCCCAAGCAGAAGGTGGCGAAGACGGTGCAGTTCATCGACCGGCCCGGCGCGGTGCAGTCCACGGTGCGCGTCGCGGTGAAGGCGGTGCCGCCCACGAGCCCGGACTACATCCCGCAGCGGGTGATGAACGTCCTGCTCGGTGGGTACTTCAGCTCGCGCATCACCGCGAACATCCGCGAGAAGCGCGGGTACTCGTATTCGCCCCACAGCATGGTGACCCTCCACCCGGAGGACGCCTACTGGGTCCAGCGGGCGGACGTGACGACCGCCGTCACGGGGGAGTCGCTGAAGGAGATCCTGGGCGAGGTGGACGCGCTGCGCAAGACGCCGCCGCCCGCGGAGGAGCTGCGCTCGGTGCAGAACTACCTGGCCGGGACGTTCGTGCTGGAGAACGCGTCGCGCGAGGGCATCATCAGCCAGCTGGCGTTCGTGGACCTGCATGGCCTGACGGACGCGTACCTGCGCGACTACGTGCAGGCGGTGATGGCCGTCACGCCGGAGCAGGTGCAGCAGGCCGCCGCGAAGACGCTGGTGCGCGACGCGATGACCTTCGTCGTCGTGGGCGACATGAAGACGGTGAAGCCGCAGCTGAAGGTCGTCACGCCCGCGCTGCGCTGA
- a CDS encoding M16 family metallopeptidase, with translation MLGAVALAALTGCATTQEAPKPSPAPVAEAPTAEAPAPERTGLQVPVDYFKLDNGLKVVLSRDTTSPTAAVAVYYNIGFRIEPKDRTGFAHLFEHMMFQGSRNLGKMEFIRLIQKNGGVLNGSTRFDFTNYFEIVPSNALETMLWAEADRMRSLEVTQENLKNQQGVVANEVKVNVLNRPYGGFPWLDMPQVANTNWYNAHNFYGDLKDLEAATLDDVRSFFKTYYAPSNAVLVVVGDFEPELVKGWVQKYFAALPKVEQPKKPDISEPRQEQEKRRDKQDALAQRPGLAVGYHMPAPGTPEHYAMALIDQVLLQGNDSALYQRLVQQKGLTGEVLGGANQLGSQWNYFGPMQWTAYLFHDQATAPDAIVKEIDAAVEPLREKPIDEATLARARVKARSQLYDQVEMMYGFGRADLLASFALFYDDPSRINRLEAELMKVTPELIQKTAREYLRRENRTILTVTPAPAAAAKTQAP, from the coding sequence ATGTTGGGAGCGGTAGCGCTGGCCGCGCTCACTGGGTGTGCGACCACGCAGGAAGCGCCGAAGCCCTCACCGGCTCCGGTGGCGGAGGCGCCGACGGCGGAGGCCCCCGCGCCAGAGCGGACTGGCCTCCAGGTGCCGGTGGACTACTTCAAGCTCGACAATGGCTTGAAGGTGGTCCTGTCCAGGGACACCACGTCGCCCACGGCGGCGGTGGCTGTCTATTACAACATCGGCTTCCGTATCGAGCCGAAGGACCGCACGGGCTTCGCGCACCTGTTCGAGCACATGATGTTCCAGGGCTCGCGCAACCTGGGGAAGATGGAGTTCATCCGCCTCATCCAGAAGAACGGCGGCGTGCTCAACGGCTCCACGCGCTTCGACTTCACCAACTACTTCGAAATCGTCCCCTCCAACGCGCTGGAGACGATGCTCTGGGCCGAGGCGGACCGGATGCGGAGCCTGGAGGTGACGCAGGAGAACCTGAAGAACCAGCAGGGCGTGGTGGCCAACGAGGTGAAGGTCAACGTCCTCAACCGGCCCTACGGGGGCTTCCCGTGGCTGGACATGCCGCAGGTGGCGAACACCAACTGGTACAACGCGCACAACTTCTACGGCGACCTGAAGGACCTGGAGGCGGCGACGCTGGACGACGTCCGCTCGTTCTTCAAGACGTACTACGCGCCGAGCAACGCGGTGCTCGTGGTGGTGGGGGACTTCGAGCCCGAGCTGGTGAAGGGTTGGGTCCAGAAGTACTTCGCCGCGCTGCCCAAGGTGGAGCAGCCGAAGAAGCCGGACATCTCCGAGCCGCGTCAGGAGCAGGAGAAGCGCCGGGACAAGCAGGACGCGCTGGCGCAGCGTCCGGGGCTGGCGGTGGGCTACCACATGCCCGCGCCCGGCACGCCCGAGCACTACGCGATGGCGCTCATCGACCAGGTGCTGCTGCAGGGCAACGACAGCGCGCTCTACCAGCGGCTGGTGCAGCAGAAGGGGCTGACGGGCGAGGTGCTCGGCGGGGCGAACCAGCTGGGCAGCCAGTGGAACTATTTCGGCCCCATGCAGTGGACGGCGTACCTGTTCCACGACCAGGCCACGGCGCCGGACGCCATCGTGAAGGAGATCGACGCGGCGGTGGAGCCCCTGCGGGAGAAGCCCATCGACGAGGCGACGCTGGCGCGGGCCCGGGTGAAGGCGCGCTCGCAGCTGTATGACCAGGTGGAGATGATGTACGGCTTCGGCCGCGCGGACCTGCTGGCGTCGTTCGCGCTGTTCTACGACGACCCGTCCCGCATCAACCGGCTCGAGGCGGAGCTGATGAAGGTGACGCCGGAGCTCATCCAGAAGACGGCGCGCGAGTACCTGCGCCGAGAGAACCGCACCATCCTCACGGTGACGCCCGCGCCCGCGGCCGCCGCGAAGACCCAGGCCCCCTGA
- a CDS encoding polysaccharide lyase: protein MKLQNLGVAVAASLLLSGLVAHAASLFRNTGTLAGWTSVNHEHNGSVVEVTNVTYEGPTAIKTTQVYDAAYTGRYHSEVMRSNVYRRGDMGFYGFAFRLQQDWQFQPQSYNIAQFIADFSDTGCDDYMPSSMVWLQGNQLFTRVKQGTVCSQKTVTFGNLATVTAGTWHKVVIQAKWASDDTGYYKLWFDGVKVLEQYNLPTTVADDRSFQFRVGLYANGWHDSGYMQGSQGTRSVWFDEIGVGTTFADADPAQW from the coding sequence ATGAAGCTCCAGAACCTCGGCGTGGCTGTCGCGGCCTCCCTGCTCCTGTCCGGCCTCGTGGCGCACGCCGCTTCGCTCTTCCGCAACACGGGCACGCTGGCCGGCTGGACCTCCGTCAACCACGAGCACAACGGCTCCGTGGTGGAGGTGACCAACGTCACCTACGAAGGCCCCACGGCCATCAAGACCACGCAGGTCTACGACGCCGCGTACACCGGCCGCTATCACTCGGAGGTGATGCGGAGCAACGTGTACCGCCGGGGAGACATGGGCTTCTACGGCTTCGCGTTCCGGCTCCAGCAGGACTGGCAGTTCCAGCCGCAGTCCTACAACATCGCGCAGTTCATCGCGGACTTCTCGGACACGGGCTGTGACGACTACATGCCGTCGAGCATGGTGTGGCTGCAGGGCAACCAGCTCTTCACGCGCGTGAAGCAGGGCACCGTGTGCAGCCAGAAGACGGTGACGTTCGGCAACCTGGCCACGGTGACCGCGGGCACGTGGCACAAGGTCGTCATCCAGGCGAAGTGGGCCAGCGATGACACCGGCTACTACAAGCTCTGGTTCGACGGCGTGAAGGTGCTGGAGCAGTACAACCTGCCCACCACGGTGGCGGACGACCGCTCCTTCCAGTTCCGCGTGGGCCTGTATGCCAATGGCTGGCATGACAGTGGTTACATGCAGGGCAGCCAGGGCACGCGCAGCGTCTGGTTCGACGAGATTGGCGTGGGGACGACCTTCGCGGACGCGGACCCCGCGCAGTGGTAG